Below is a genomic region from Paraburkholderia sp. BL23I1N1.
CGTGGCCGGCTCGCTCGCCTCCCAGAACGACGCCCACGTTGGGAACGACTGAGGCAGGCGCGGCTGGTACTTATCGCTTTCGTACTTGCCAGGCCAGTTCTGAAAGCGCGGCGTGCCCGGCCGTTCGAGCCAGTCGGTCGAATACCAGTGGCGTTCGTCGCGGCGTTCGAAAAACCACTTGCCGTCGCGACGCACGTAGTGATCGAAGTAGCAGATCGCCATGACCACCCATTTGCCGTTGTCCTCGTGCTCCGCGCGGCAATACACGTGGCCGCTCGCATGATCGGGATCGAGCAGATCGATTGCGTGTCCGCAGATCTGGTGAATGCTCCGGTAGAAGCCGCGAAGAATATGCTCGGACCCGTAAAACGTTTTCAGCGCGGCGCGGCCGCTACCCCAGCGGCCGCAATTCACGTCGTCGGTGAAGAGCGCAACCAGGCTGTCGAGGTCGCGCGAATCGACAGCCAGCGCATAGCGCATGGGCAACTGCTGGATCGTCAGTTGCGCTTCGATACGGTCGATGCGCGCCAGAAGGTCCGGCTCCGTCGTCATGTCGTTCTCCGCGCGCCGATCGTCACGCCGCTTGCGGCGCGGGCACGGATTTCGTCCGCATAGTACGGCTGATGAGACAGCAGGCCACCGTCCACGTTGATGATTTGCCCCGTGACGAAGGCAGCCTCGTCGGAAGCCAGATATACCACGGCATGCGCGATGTCTTCAGGCTGCCCGAGCCGCGGCGTGAGGTGATGGCTGAGCATCATCTCGCCCACCGGCCCCGCGTAGTGGCCCACTGTGGCGGGCGTCACGATCAGGCCCGGTGCGATGGCGTTGCAGCGAATCCCCTCCTTGCCGTGCTGCGCGGCGACATAGCGCGTCAACGCTTCGATGCCGGCCTTGCACACGCCATACGCGCTATAGCCGAGCGCGCCCGCCTGCGCGGCGCCCGATGACGTGTTGATGATCGACCCGCCCCCGCGCGCGCGCATGAGCGGGATCGCGTAGCGCGACGCCAGCATGGTACCGCGCAAGTTGATACGCATCGTATCGTCCCAGACGGAGACGTCGACGGCTTCAACGGCTGCATCGACGGTGCTCGACAGCGATGTTGCGGCCGCGTTGTTATGCAGCACGTCGAGGCCTCCCCATGTTTCGCGGGTCAGCGCGAACATCGCGGCGATCGAAGCCTCGTCGCCGATATCGACCTGCGCGGCAAGCGCCTCGCCCCCGCTCTCCTGGATGC
It encodes:
- a CDS encoding SDR family oxidoreductase encodes the protein MSRLNGKIAIVTGAASGIGAACAARLAAEGVKVVVADRNFDGAGAQARRIQESGGEALAAQVDIGDEASIAAMFALTRETWGGLDVLHNNAAATSLSSTVDAAVEAVDVSVWDDTMRINLRGTMLASRYAIPLMRARGGGSIINTSSGAAQAGALGYSAYGVCKAGIEALTRYVAAQHGKEGIRCNAIAPGLIVTPATVGHYAGPVGEMMLSHHLTPRLGQPEDIAHAVVYLASDEAAFVTGQIINVDGGLLSHQPYYADEIRARAASGVTIGARRTT
- a CDS encoding nuclear transport factor 2 family protein, with amino-acid sequence MTTEPDLLARIDRIEAQLTIQQLPMRYALAVDSRDLDSLVALFTDDVNCGRWGSGRAALKTFYGSEHILRGFYRSIHQICGHAIDLLDPDHASGHVYCRAEHEDNGKWVVMAICYFDHYVRRDGKWFFERRDERHWYSTDWLERPGTPRFQNWPGKYESDKYQPRLPQSFPTWASFWEASEPATIGALTQSP